The following are from one region of the Silene latifolia isolate original U9 population chromosome 9, ASM4854445v1, whole genome shotgun sequence genome:
- the LOC141598562 gene encoding putative nucleoredoxin 1-1 — protein sequence MYFPSSTDIISKNQRISPKEEEEEETAYVSEEDHIRITYGDNIRLRKIYGESYLRKIYGYNELVDSGKGKGNIIIKSGGSKRNEPKRKTIKIVKGEKLKCGIRRFLSNNGKTSHLVRFEEGVLQDEPVEFDSLSGKYLLICCFHIPMLCGSSIAQQCRSLIDAYNELSELGYPFEMVVVAILRTDIVYDLKAAFDHFYSAFSCLAIPFSDFETRDYIHSCMRGGTHLDLESAILVDPQGIVLEGGEAPDHFLYFGSEWAPSFLPTTLDAIRIQDNVLRCRLDPMNSPRTFLYKLNPMYAKKYGIDDVVDEVCQEPLSLHGDILLCDPLFTLHRFDAASETDDELSSTVLDLSRKYVGLYLFINGDIMKDIKAAHDHCLANNQQLEIMLVPMPFWDEPETHIKQLHEALRSLNIKSWFLYSCPNGVCRKLWRIFGRGFPWPGEKFIIIPPDCKSGELCGREVLINLGVDQYPFTRTAILQQRLEYVRSLIPIFSTLFNNCPMIQNGQEFNSEQLKGKNVLLYLTWSQCDGYKRVKKHYPKIKAMGWEVVFVLLDYEHRRWNKEWVDEPMGDPISCHKCPCFNLKQMPWPCYMLPTAEAKASIKKQLFFPEDEKAVYLFAVGKDGKIVSRDVEHRLHTDGVTESLFDDVLECDLALVLATIPLYNDFY from the coding sequence ATGTATTTCCCGTCTTCTACTGATATCATCAGTAAAAATCAAAGAATTTCacccaaagaagaagaagaagaagaaactgCCTACGTGTCAGAGGAGGATCACATTAGAATAACTTATGGTGATAATATTCGCCTTAGAAAAATTTATGGTGAGTCTTACCTTAGAAAAATTTATGGTTATAACGAGCTGGTTGATTCGGGCAAAGGCAaaggaaatattattattaagtCAGGAGGCTCGAAGCGTAACgaacctaaaagaaaaacaatcAAGATTGTCAAAGGAGAGAAATTAAAGTGCGGGATTCGACGGTTTTTGTCGAATAATGGTAAGACGTCTCACTTGGTACGATTTGAGGAAGGTGTTCTCCAAGACGAACCTGTTGAATTTGATTCCCTCTCAGGAAAATACCTCCTTATCTGTTGTTTCCACATACCTATGCTTTGTGGCAGCAGCATTGCTCAACAATGCCGTTCCTTAATAGACGCATACAACGAGTTATCTGAACTTGGTTATCCTTTTGAGATGGTTGTGGTAGCTATTTTGAGAACTGATATTGTTTATGATCTAAAGGCTGCTTTCGATCATTTTTATTCTGCCTTCTCTTGCCTTGCTATACCCTTTTCTGATTTTGAGACTCGTGATTATATACACTCGTGTATGCGTGGCGGCACTCACTTGGACTTAGAATCGGCCATTTTGGTCGATCCCCAGGGTATCGTTTTGGAGGGTGGAGAAGCCCCTGACCATTTTTTGTATTTTGGTTCCGAGTGGGCTCCCTCTTTTCTCCCCACCACTTTAGACGCGATTAGAATACAAGATAACGTATTGAGGTGTAGGTTGGATCCTATGAACTCGCCTCGGACATTCCTCTACAAGCTGAATCCTATGTACGCAAAGAAGTATGGCATTGACGATGTTGTTGACGAGGTTTGTCAAGAGCCTCTATCCCTTCACGGGGATATTCTGCTTTGCGATCCCCTTTTCACTCTCCACAGATTTGATGCTGCTTCTGAAACTGATGATGAACTCTCTTCTACGGTCCTAGATCTGTCCCGTAAGTATGTAGGATTGTACCTGTTCATTAATGGGGATATCATGAAAGACATTAAGGCGGCCCACGACCATTGCTTAGCAAACAACCAACAGCTTGAGATTATGCTCGTACCCATGCCTTTTTGGGATGAACCAGAAACACACATTAAACAACTCCATGAGGCCCTCAGGTCTTTAAATATCAAATCCTGGTTTCTATACTCCTGCCCTAACGGGGTTTGTCGCAAGCTGTGGCGTATATTTGGCCGGGGATTTCCCTGGCCCGGGGAAAAGTTTATCATTATACCACCTGATTGCAAATCTGGTGAGCTGTGTGGAAGAGAAGTCCTAATCAATTTGGGAGTCGACCAATATCCCTTCACTCGAACCGCTATCCTACAACAAAGGTTGGAATATGTCAGATCACTCATCCCGATTTTTTCAACATTATTCAACAACTGTCCGATGATTCAGAATGGTCAGGAGTTCAACTCGGAGCAGCTCAAAGGCAAGAACGTGCTCCTTTACCTTACGTGGAGCCAATGTGACGGTTACAAACGGGTGAAGAAGCATTACCCCAAAATCAAGGCCATGGGTTGGGAAGTTGTGTTTGTTCTCCTAGACTACGAGCACCGCCGTTGGAATAAAGAATGGGTGGATGAGCCTATGGGTGATCCTATCAGTTGTCACAAGTGTCCATGTTTCAACTTGAAACAGATGCCATGGCCTTGTTATATGCTTCCCACTGCTGAAGCTAAAGCGTCTATCAAGAAACAACTGTTTTTCCCTGAAGACGAGAAAGCTGTTTACCTCTTTGCTGTAGGGAAAGATGGCAAGATAGTTTCGAGAGATGTTGaacaccgactacacactgaTGGGGTTACCGAATCTCTATTTGATGATGTTTTGGAATGCGACTTAGCTCTTGTGTTGGCTACCATACCTTTATACAACGATTTCTATTAA
- the LOC141598561 gene encoding putative LRR receptor-like serine/threonine-protein kinase At1g67720 isoform X1, whose product MGSSFNVLVLLLFYASFALSQLTEFISIDCGGSSNYTDKRTGLEWISDTEMMSHGKSVNVVQNPNGDWEPYQKRRDFPTDDRKYCYTLYTQERRRYLVRATFLYGTPGNVGAYPSFQLYLDATKWATVTVFDGSRTYVEEMIIRAPSNSVDVCLCCAATGSPFISTLELRPLNLSMYATDYEDDFYLKVSARVNFGAPSKDSVRYPDDPYDRIWESDQVKRPNFLVGVAPGTERINTTKDIEVNTREYPPVKVMQTAVVGTEGNLSYRLTLDDFPANARAFAYFAEIESLKSNETRKFRMLQPYVPDYSNAVVNIAENANGTYKLYEPSYMNITLDFVLSFSFVQTEDSTKGPILNAIEISKYLQIGSKTDAQDVIALNAIRAMLPVSLATQNAGDPCIPVHWDWVICSVTSPPRITGIRLSRKNLTGALPSEIQNMDALTELWLDGNSLSGPIPDISNLINLKIVHIENNKLNGSLPTYLGNLPSLSELYIQNNCFSGRIPSALLNKKLVFNFEGNSKLTVGTQLSRRSKLIIGISVGVLGLLIALIVAILLLLRKNKRNASRRRNDNKGGSLRTSTRASVGHTLAKGGHIKEDGVACYIKLSEIEAATDKYSMNIGKGSFGIVYYGKMKDGKEVAVKIIADPTSQGTKQFLTEVSLLSRIHHRNLVPLIGYCEEASHRILVYEYMHNGTLRDHIHDPVKQKQLDWPTRLRIAEDAAKGLEYLHTGCNPSIIHRDVKTSNILLDINMRAKVADFGLSRQAEDDLTHISSVAKGTLGYVDPEYYAYQQLTEKSDVYSFGIVLLELISGRKPVTEDYGIDWNIVHWARSLIRKGDVGSMIDPLLSDSMKLESVWRVAEVAIQCVEQHGISRPRMQEIILAIQDAIKLEKGFENNQSMSSGGSIKAHSSRKTLLTSFLEIQSPDLSNGGITPSAR is encoded by the exons GACTAGAATGGATTTCAGACACAGAAATGATGAGCCACGGAAAATCAGTAAATGTAGTACAAAACCCGAATGGAGATTGGGAACCTTACCAAAAAAGAAGGGATTTTCCGACAGATGACAGGAAATACTGTTACACATTATACACCCAAGAAAGGAGGAGATATCTTGTAAGGGCTACTTTTTTGTATGGTACACCAGGAAATGTCGGTGCATATCCGAGTTTTCAGCTGTATCTGGATGCAACTAAGTGGGCTACTGTGACTGTATTTGATGGGTCAAGAACTTATGTTGAAGAGATGATTATTAGGGCACCGTCTAATTCTGTTGATGTTTGTCTTTGTTGTGCTGCTACCGGGTCTCCTTTCATCTCGACGTTGGAGCTCCGGCCATTGAATCTCTCTATGTACGCTACCGATTATGAGGATGATTTCTACTTGAAGGTTTCTGCTAGAGTCAATTTCGGTGCTCCATCCAAAGACTCCGTTAG GTACCCAGATGACCCATATGATCGAATATGGGAATCGGATCAAGTTAAAAGGCCGAATTTTTTAGTAGGGGTAGCTCCTGGTACGGAAAGGATTAACACAACCAAGGACATAGAAGTGAACACACGAGAGTATCCACCGGTTAAAGTGATGCAAACAGCAGTAGTTGGCACTGAAGGGAACTTGAGCTACAGGCTAACCCTAGATGATTTTCCTGCCAATGCTCGGGCATTTGCGTATTTTGCTGAGATTGAAAGTTTGAAATCAAACGAGACTCGAAAATTCAGGATGTTACAACCTTATGTACCTGATTACAGCAATGCAGTTGTGAATATAGCAGAGAATGCTAACGGAACTTACAAGCTCTATGAACCTAGCTACATGAATATTACCCTTGATTTTGTTCTGTCGTTTTCGTTTGTTCAGACCGAGGACTCTACAAAGGGTCCGATCCTCAATGCGATAGAGATCAGCAAATATCTGCAGATTGGCTCTAAGACTGATGCTCAAGATG TGATTGCCCTGAATGCCATCCGTGCCATGTTGCCTGTCAGCCTTGCAACACAAAATGCAGGAGATCCTTGCATTCCAGTGCACTGGGACTGGGTAATCTGCAGCGTAACTTCACCACCACGAATTACTGGAAT ACGTTTATCAAGAAAGAATCTGACGGGGGCTTTACCATCTGAGATTCAGAATATGGATGCACTGACGGAATT GTGGTTAGATGGTAATTCCCTCAGTGGACCCATCCCGGATATCAGTAACCTAATCAACCTGAAGATTGT GCATATAGAGAACAACAAACTGAATGGATCTTTACCTACTTACCTTGGAAATTTACCGAGTTTGAGCGAGCT GTACATACAGAACAACTGTTTTAGTGGCAGGATACCGTCGGCTTTGCTAAACAAGAAATTAGTGTTCAA CTTTGAAGGCAATTCTAAGCTAACGGTGGGGACACAATTGAGTAGAAGATCAAAGCTTATTATTGGAATTTCAGTAGGGGTACTTGGATTGCTTATAGCTCTTATCGTTGCAATTCTGCTACTACTGCGGAAAAACAAAAGAAATGCGTCTAGGCGGAGAAATGATAATAAAG GTGGCTCCTTGCGTACGAGTACTCGGGCTTCAGTAGGGCACACTCTAGCAAAGGGTGGACACATTAAGGAAGATGGTGTAGCTTGCTACATTAAGCTCTCTGAAATAGAAGCGGCCACTGATAAGTACTCGATGAACATTGGAAAAGGAAGCTTTGGAATCGTCTATTATGGAAAGATGAAGGATGGCAAAGAGGTTGCAGTTAAAATCATAGCTGATCCAACTAGCCAAGGAACTAAGCAATTCTTAACCGAG GTTTCATTGTTGTCGAGAATTCATCACAGAAATTTGGTCCCTCTAATTGGATATTGTGAAGAAGCAAGCCACAGGATTCTGGTTTATGAATACATGCACAATGGAACACTTCGGGATCACATCCACG ATCCTGTCAAACAAAAGCAGCTAGACTGGCCAACTCGTCTCAGAATAGCAGAAGATGCTGCTAAAG GCCTCGAGTACTTGCACACGGGTTGCAATCCTAGCATTATCCATAGAGATGTAAAAACTAGCAATATCCTTCTAGATATAAATATGAGGGCCAAAGTAGCAGATTTCGGACTTTCAAGGCAGGCAGAAGATGATCTCACCCATATATCAAGCGTAGCTAAAGGAACTTTAGGCTACGTAGACCCAGA GTATTATGCATATCAGCAGCTCACTGAAAAAAGTGACGTGTATAGTTTCGGTATTGTTCTCTTGGAACTCATTTCGGGAAGAAAACCCGTCACAGAAGATTATGGGATTGATTGGAATATTGTTCACTGG GCACGGTCATTAATACGTAAAGGAGACGTTGGAAGCATGATAGATCCTCTGCTATCAGACAGCATGAAACTGGAATCAGTATGGAGAGTAGCAGAAGTTGCCATACAATGTGTAGAGCAACACGGAATATCGAGACCAAGAATGCAGGAAATTATATTGGCTATACAAGATGCTATCAAGTTAGAGAAAGGATTTGAAAACAACCAAAGCATGTCTTCAGGAGGAAGTATTAAAGCACATTCTTCAAGAAAAACATTGCTCACTAGCTTCCTTGAAATACAAAGTCCAGATTTATCGAATGGTGGCATTACTCCTTCTGCTCGATAA
- the LOC141598561 gene encoding putative LRR receptor-like serine/threonine-protein kinase At1g67720 isoform X3, translating to MMSHGKSVNVVQNPNGDWEPYQKRRDFPTDDRKYCYTLYTQERRRYLVRATFLYGTPGNVGAYPSFQLYLDATKWATVTVFDGSRTYVEEMIIRAPSNSVDVCLCCAATGSPFISTLELRPLNLSMYATDYEDDFYLKVSARVNFGAPSKDSVRYPDDPYDRIWESDQVKRPNFLVGVAPGTERINTTKDIEVNTREYPPVKVMQTAVVGTEGNLSYRLTLDDFPANARAFAYFAEIESLKSNETRKFRMLQPYVPDYSNAVVNIAENANGTYKLYEPSYMNITLDFVLSFSFVQTEDSTKGPILNAIEISKYLQIGSKTDAQDVIALNAIRAMLPVSLATQNAGDPCIPVHWDWVICSVTSPPRITGIRLSRKNLTGALPSEIQNMDALTELWLDGNSLSGPIPDISNLINLKIVHIENNKLNGSLPTYLGNLPSLSELYIQNNCFSGRIPSALLNKKLVFNFEGNSKLTVGTQLSRRSKLIIGISVGVLGLLIALIVAILLLLRKNKRNASRRRNDNKGGSLRTSTRASVGHTLAKGGHIKEDGVACYIKLSEIEAATDKYSMNIGKGSFGIVYYGKMKDGKEVAVKIIADPTSQGTKQFLTEVSLLSRIHHRNLVPLIGYCEEASHRILVYEYMHNGTLRDHIHDPVKQKQLDWPTRLRIAEDAAKGLEYLHTGCNPSIIHRDVKTSNILLDINMRAKVADFGLSRQAEDDLTHISSVAKGTLGYVDPEYYAYQQLTEKSDVYSFGIVLLELISGRKPVTEDYGIDWNIVHWARSLIRKGDVGSMIDPLLSDSMKLESVWRVAEVAIQCVEQHGISRPRMQEIILAIQDAIKLEKGFENNQSMSSGGSIKAHSSRKTLLTSFLEIQSPDLSNGGITPSAR from the exons ATGATGAGCCACGGAAAATCAGTAAATGTAGTACAAAACCCGAATGGAGATTGGGAACCTTACCAAAAAAGAAGGGATTTTCCGACAGATGACAGGAAATACTGTTACACATTATACACCCAAGAAAGGAGGAGATATCTTGTAAGGGCTACTTTTTTGTATGGTACACCAGGAAATGTCGGTGCATATCCGAGTTTTCAGCTGTATCTGGATGCAACTAAGTGGGCTACTGTGACTGTATTTGATGGGTCAAGAACTTATGTTGAAGAGATGATTATTAGGGCACCGTCTAATTCTGTTGATGTTTGTCTTTGTTGTGCTGCTACCGGGTCTCCTTTCATCTCGACGTTGGAGCTCCGGCCATTGAATCTCTCTATGTACGCTACCGATTATGAGGATGATTTCTACTTGAAGGTTTCTGCTAGAGTCAATTTCGGTGCTCCATCCAAAGACTCCGTTAG GTACCCAGATGACCCATATGATCGAATATGGGAATCGGATCAAGTTAAAAGGCCGAATTTTTTAGTAGGGGTAGCTCCTGGTACGGAAAGGATTAACACAACCAAGGACATAGAAGTGAACACACGAGAGTATCCACCGGTTAAAGTGATGCAAACAGCAGTAGTTGGCACTGAAGGGAACTTGAGCTACAGGCTAACCCTAGATGATTTTCCTGCCAATGCTCGGGCATTTGCGTATTTTGCTGAGATTGAAAGTTTGAAATCAAACGAGACTCGAAAATTCAGGATGTTACAACCTTATGTACCTGATTACAGCAATGCAGTTGTGAATATAGCAGAGAATGCTAACGGAACTTACAAGCTCTATGAACCTAGCTACATGAATATTACCCTTGATTTTGTTCTGTCGTTTTCGTTTGTTCAGACCGAGGACTCTACAAAGGGTCCGATCCTCAATGCGATAGAGATCAGCAAATATCTGCAGATTGGCTCTAAGACTGATGCTCAAGATG TGATTGCCCTGAATGCCATCCGTGCCATGTTGCCTGTCAGCCTTGCAACACAAAATGCAGGAGATCCTTGCATTCCAGTGCACTGGGACTGGGTAATCTGCAGCGTAACTTCACCACCACGAATTACTGGAAT ACGTTTATCAAGAAAGAATCTGACGGGGGCTTTACCATCTGAGATTCAGAATATGGATGCACTGACGGAATT GTGGTTAGATGGTAATTCCCTCAGTGGACCCATCCCGGATATCAGTAACCTAATCAACCTGAAGATTGT GCATATAGAGAACAACAAACTGAATGGATCTTTACCTACTTACCTTGGAAATTTACCGAGTTTGAGCGAGCT GTACATACAGAACAACTGTTTTAGTGGCAGGATACCGTCGGCTTTGCTAAACAAGAAATTAGTGTTCAA CTTTGAAGGCAATTCTAAGCTAACGGTGGGGACACAATTGAGTAGAAGATCAAAGCTTATTATTGGAATTTCAGTAGGGGTACTTGGATTGCTTATAGCTCTTATCGTTGCAATTCTGCTACTACTGCGGAAAAACAAAAGAAATGCGTCTAGGCGGAGAAATGATAATAAAG GTGGCTCCTTGCGTACGAGTACTCGGGCTTCAGTAGGGCACACTCTAGCAAAGGGTGGACACATTAAGGAAGATGGTGTAGCTTGCTACATTAAGCTCTCTGAAATAGAAGCGGCCACTGATAAGTACTCGATGAACATTGGAAAAGGAAGCTTTGGAATCGTCTATTATGGAAAGATGAAGGATGGCAAAGAGGTTGCAGTTAAAATCATAGCTGATCCAACTAGCCAAGGAACTAAGCAATTCTTAACCGAG GTTTCATTGTTGTCGAGAATTCATCACAGAAATTTGGTCCCTCTAATTGGATATTGTGAAGAAGCAAGCCACAGGATTCTGGTTTATGAATACATGCACAATGGAACACTTCGGGATCACATCCACG ATCCTGTCAAACAAAAGCAGCTAGACTGGCCAACTCGTCTCAGAATAGCAGAAGATGCTGCTAAAG GCCTCGAGTACTTGCACACGGGTTGCAATCCTAGCATTATCCATAGAGATGTAAAAACTAGCAATATCCTTCTAGATATAAATATGAGGGCCAAAGTAGCAGATTTCGGACTTTCAAGGCAGGCAGAAGATGATCTCACCCATATATCAAGCGTAGCTAAAGGAACTTTAGGCTACGTAGACCCAGA GTATTATGCATATCAGCAGCTCACTGAAAAAAGTGACGTGTATAGTTTCGGTATTGTTCTCTTGGAACTCATTTCGGGAAGAAAACCCGTCACAGAAGATTATGGGATTGATTGGAATATTGTTCACTGG GCACGGTCATTAATACGTAAAGGAGACGTTGGAAGCATGATAGATCCTCTGCTATCAGACAGCATGAAACTGGAATCAGTATGGAGAGTAGCAGAAGTTGCCATACAATGTGTAGAGCAACACGGAATATCGAGACCAAGAATGCAGGAAATTATATTGGCTATACAAGATGCTATCAAGTTAGAGAAAGGATTTGAAAACAACCAAAGCATGTCTTCAGGAGGAAGTATTAAAGCACATTCTTCAAGAAAAACATTGCTCACTAGCTTCCTTGAAATACAAAGTCCAGATTTATCGAATGGTGGCATTACTCCTTCTGCTCGATAA